From one Nycticebus coucang isolate mNycCou1 chromosome 14, mNycCou1.pri, whole genome shotgun sequence genomic stretch:
- the VWCE gene encoding von Willebrand factor C and EGF domain-containing protein isoform X4, whose amino-acid sequence MWAGLFLRAACVALLLPRAPARGYTGRKPPAHFAAERRRLGPHVCLSGFGSGCCPGWVPSMGSGHCTLPLCSFGCGSGICIAPNVCSCQDGEQGATCPEAHGPCGEYGCDLTCNHGGCQEVARVCPVGFSMTETAVGIRCTDIDECLSSSCEGHCMNTEGGFVCECGPGMQLSADRHSCQDTDECLGTPCQQRCKNSIGSYKCSCRTGFHLHGNRHSCVDVNECRRPLERRVCHHSCHNTVGSFLCTCRPGFRLRADRVSCEAFPKAVLAPSAILQPRQHPPKMLLLLPEAGRPALSPGHSPPSGAPGPPIEVKTTHLPSPTPPLHTSSHSVPTRVLSTPMATLVPTASLLRTLRPPSLLQGEGLGTPSSPRGPEVPRLATRPSPCWHLGAIYESGSRWTEPGCSQCWCEDGEVTCEKVRCEAACSHPIPSKDGGCCPSCTGCFHSGIVRAEGDVFSPPNENCTVCVCLAGNVSCISPECPSGLCQAPPQSDCCTCVPVRCYFHGRWYSDGAVFSVGGDECTTCVCQNGEVQCSFMPCPELDCPREEWWLGPGQCCFTCREPTPTTGCSLDDNGVEFPIGQIWSPGDPYGSVSCKRTDCVDSCPHPIRIPGQCCPDCSAGCTYTGRIFYNNETFPSVLDPCLSCICLLGSVACSPVDCPITCTYPFHPDGECCPVCRDCNYEGRKVVNGQVFTLDDEPCTRCTCQLGEVSCENVSCQQACADPSRLPGDCCSTCPDSPFPLEEGQGLSPSGDVEFSKVARSPRGDAKAPVNCSSCPRPLSASPLRPMLHLLQVLLRRNLSNTQTLPTGPTRAQASPSSTLGPGATFPGEPRATQFSQLPPGPSTPSGASTLPPASPGAPQPPSVTPKGSSSDSGPQIASRWPSLPATLLTEASALSTTDPTPSETPITLLRSHTSPTTSSLSSALAATAHPGPWRPSAGTSKGEESTE is encoded by the exons ATGTGGGCCGGACTATTCCTCCGGGCCGCCTGCGTCGCGCTCTTGCTGCCCCGGGCCCCGGCCCGAGGCTACACCGGGAGGAAGCCGCCCGCTCATTTCGCGGCGGAGAG ACGCCGGCTGGGCCCCCACGTCTGCCTCTCTGGGTTTGGGAGTGGCTGCTGCCCTGGCTGGGTGCCCTCCATGGGTAGTGGGCACTGTACCTTGC CACTCTGCTCCTTTGGCTGTGGGAGTGGCATCTGCATCGCTCCCAATGTCTGCTCCTGCCAGGATGGAGAGCAAGGGGCCACCTGTCCAG AGGCCCACGGACCGTGTGGGGAGTATGGCTGTGACCTTACCTGTAACCATGGCGGCTGTCAAGAGGTGGCCCGGGTGTGCCCTGTGGGCTTCTCGATGACAGAGACAGCTGTTGGCATCAGGTGTACAG aCATTGATGAATGTTTAAGCTCCTCTTGCGAGGGCCACTGCATGAACACGGAAGGCGggtttgtgtgtgagtgtgggccAGGCATGCAGCTGTCTGCCGACCGCCACAGCTGCCAAG ACACTGATGAATGCTTAGGAACCCCCTGTCAGCAGAGATGTAAAAATAGCATCGGCAGCTACAAGTGTTCCTGTCGAACTGGCTTCCACCTCCATGGCAACCGGCACTCCTGTGTAG ATGTAAACGAGTGTCGGAGACCACTGGAGAGGCGAGTCTGTCACCATTCCTGCCATAACACCGTGGGCAGCTTCCTGTGCACATGTAGACCTGGCTTCAGGCTCAGAGCTGACCGCGTCTCCTGTGAAG CTTTCCCAAAGGCTGTGCTGGCCCCATCTGCCATCTTGCAACCCCGGCAACACCCTCCCAAGATGCTCCTCCTGCTTCCGGAGGCAGGCCGGCCTGCCCTGTCCCCAGGACACAGCCCTCCTTCTGGGGCTCCAGGGCCTCCAATAGAAGTCAAGACCACCCACCTGCCATCTCCCACCCCACCACTACACACATCCTCCCATTCTGTCCCTACGAGGGTGCTCTCCACTCCGATGGCTACCCTAGTGCCTACTGCCTCCCTGCTGAGAACTCTCAGGCCTCCCTCACTACTCCAGGGGGAGGGGTTGGGGACCCCTTCCTCACCCAGGGGTCCTGAGGTCCCACGACTAGCAACAAGGCCTTCTCCCTGTTGGCACCTGGGAGCCATATATGAATCAGGGAGCCGCTGGACAGAGCCTGGGTGCTCCCAGTGCTGGTGTGAG GACGGAGAGGTGACCTGTGAAAAGGTGAGGTGTGAAGCTGCTTGTTCCCACCCGATTCCCTCCAAAGATGGGGGGTGCTGCCCCTCATGTACAG GCTGTTTTCACAGTGGCATAGTCCGAGCTGAGGGGGACGTGTTTTCACCTCCCAATGAGAACTGCACCGTCTGTGTCTGCCTG GCTGGGAACGTTTCCTGTATTTCCCCTGAATGTCCCTCTGGCCTCTGTCAGGCCCCTCCCCAGTCTGATTGCTGTACTTGTGTCCCAG TGAGATGCTATTTCCATGGCCGGTGGTACTCGGATGGGGCTGTGTTCAGTGTGGGTGGTGACGAGTGTACCACCTGTGTCTGCCAG AATGGGGAGGTACAGTGTTCCTTCATGCCATGTCCTGAGTTGGACTGTCCCCGAGAGGAGTGGTGGCTGGGCCCTGGACAGTGCTGCTTCACCTGCCGGGAGCCCACGCCCACAACAG GCTGCTCTCTCGATGACAATGGGGTTGAGTTTCCGATTGGACAGATCTGGTCGCCTGGTGACCCCT ATGGCTCAGTGAGCTGCAAGAGGACAGACTGTGTGGACTCCTGCCCTCACCCGATTCGGATCCCTGGACAGTGCTGCCCTGACTGTTCAGCAG GCTGCACCTACACAGGCAGGATCTTCTACAACAACGAGACCTTCCCGTCTGTGCTGGACCCGTGTCTGAGCTGCATCTGCCTG ctgggctcagtggcctGTTCACCTGTGGACTGCCCCATCACCTGTACCTATCCTTTCCACCCTGACGGGGAGTGCTGCCCTGTGTGCCGAG ACTGCAACTACGAGGGGAGGAAGGTAGTGAATGGCCAGGTGTTCACCTTGGATGATGAGCCCTGTACCCGGTGCACGTGCCAG CTGGGAGAGGTGAGCTGTGAGAATGTCTCCTGCCAGCAGGCTTGTGCCGACCCCTCCCGGCTCCCTGGGGACTGCTGCTCCACCTGCCCAG ATTCTCCATTTCCTCTGGAAGAAGGGCAAGGGCTGTCCCCTTCTGGAGATGTGGAATTCAGCAAAGTTGCTCGGAGCCCCCGTGGAGATGCTAAGGCCCCTGTCAACTGTAGCTCCTGCCCCAGGCCTCTGTCAGCATCACCCCTTAGGCCAATGCTCCATCTTCTCCAGGTCCTCTTAAGAAGAAACTTGTCTAATACGCAAACTTTACCTACAGGCCCCACACGGGCTCAGGCCTCACCCTCATCCACTTTGGGGCCAGGGGCCACTTTCCCAGGGGAGCCAAGGGCTACCCAGTTTTCTCAACTCCCACCAGGGCCTTCGACCCCTTCAGGAGCCTCCACTCTACCTCCAGCCTCTCCGGGGGCTCCTCAGCCACCTTCTGTGACTCCGAAGGGCTCCTCTTCAGACTCTGGGCCCCAGATAGCATCCAGGTGGCCTTCTCTGCCTGCCACCCTCCTGACTGAAGCTTCAGCACTTTCCACGACGGACCCCACCCCATCAGAGACCCCCATCACCCTCCTCAGGTCTCATACCTCTCCTACCACCTCCAGCCTTTCTTCGGCCCTTGCTGCCACCGCCCATCCTGGCCCCTGGCGGCCCTCAGCAGGGACCTCAAAGGGGGAAGAGTCCACTGAGTAA
- the VWCE gene encoding von Willebrand factor C and EGF domain-containing protein isoform X6: MWAGLFLRAACVALLLPRAPARGYTGRKPPAHFAAERRRLGPHVCLSGFGSGCCPGWVPSMGSGHCTLPLCSFGCGSGICIAPNVCSCQDGEQGATCPEAHGPCGEYGCDLTCNHGGCQEVARVCPVGFSMTETAVGIRCTDIDECLSSSCEGHCMNTEGGFVCECGPGMQLSADRHSCQDTDECLGTPCQQRCKNSIGSYKCSCRTGFHLHGNRHSCVDVNECRRPLERRVCHHSCHNTVGSFLCTCRPGFRLRADRVSCEAFPKAVLAPSAILQPRQHPPKMLLLLPEAGRPALSPGHSPPSGAPGPPIEVKTTHLPSPTPPLHTSSHSVPTRVLSTPMATLVPTASLLRTLRPPSLLQGEGLGTPSSPRGPEVPRLATRPSPCWHLGAIYESGSRWTEPGCSQCWCEDGEVTCEKVRCEAACSHPIPSKDGGCCPSCTGCFHSGIVRAEGDVFSPPNENCTVCVCLAGNVSCISPECPSGLCQAPPQSDCCTCVPVRCYFHGRWYSDGAVFSVGGDECTTCVCQADGSVSCKRTDCVDSCPHPIRIPGQCCPDCSAGCTYTGRIFYNNETFPSVLDPCLSCICLLGSVACSPVDCPITCTYPFHPDGECCPVCRDCNYEGRKVVNGQVFTLDDEPCTRCTCQLGEVSCENVSCQQACADPSRLPGDCCSTCPDSPFPLEEGQGLSPSGDVEFSKVARSPRGDAKAPVNCSSCPRPLSASPLRPMLHLLQVLLRRNLSNTQTLPTGPTRAQASPSSTLGPGATFPGEPRATQFSQLPPGPSTPSGASTLPPASPGAPQPPSVTPKGSSSDSGPQIASRWPSLPATLLTEASALSTTDPTPSETPITLLRSHTSPTTSSLSSALAATAHPGPWRPSAGTSKGEESTE, encoded by the exons ATGTGGGCCGGACTATTCCTCCGGGCCGCCTGCGTCGCGCTCTTGCTGCCCCGGGCCCCGGCCCGAGGCTACACCGGGAGGAAGCCGCCCGCTCATTTCGCGGCGGAGAG ACGCCGGCTGGGCCCCCACGTCTGCCTCTCTGGGTTTGGGAGTGGCTGCTGCCCTGGCTGGGTGCCCTCCATGGGTAGTGGGCACTGTACCTTGC CACTCTGCTCCTTTGGCTGTGGGAGTGGCATCTGCATCGCTCCCAATGTCTGCTCCTGCCAGGATGGAGAGCAAGGGGCCACCTGTCCAG AGGCCCACGGACCGTGTGGGGAGTATGGCTGTGACCTTACCTGTAACCATGGCGGCTGTCAAGAGGTGGCCCGGGTGTGCCCTGTGGGCTTCTCGATGACAGAGACAGCTGTTGGCATCAGGTGTACAG aCATTGATGAATGTTTAAGCTCCTCTTGCGAGGGCCACTGCATGAACACGGAAGGCGggtttgtgtgtgagtgtgggccAGGCATGCAGCTGTCTGCCGACCGCCACAGCTGCCAAG ACACTGATGAATGCTTAGGAACCCCCTGTCAGCAGAGATGTAAAAATAGCATCGGCAGCTACAAGTGTTCCTGTCGAACTGGCTTCCACCTCCATGGCAACCGGCACTCCTGTGTAG ATGTAAACGAGTGTCGGAGACCACTGGAGAGGCGAGTCTGTCACCATTCCTGCCATAACACCGTGGGCAGCTTCCTGTGCACATGTAGACCTGGCTTCAGGCTCAGAGCTGACCGCGTCTCCTGTGAAG CTTTCCCAAAGGCTGTGCTGGCCCCATCTGCCATCTTGCAACCCCGGCAACACCCTCCCAAGATGCTCCTCCTGCTTCCGGAGGCAGGCCGGCCTGCCCTGTCCCCAGGACACAGCCCTCCTTCTGGGGCTCCAGGGCCTCCAATAGAAGTCAAGACCACCCACCTGCCATCTCCCACCCCACCACTACACACATCCTCCCATTCTGTCCCTACGAGGGTGCTCTCCACTCCGATGGCTACCCTAGTGCCTACTGCCTCCCTGCTGAGAACTCTCAGGCCTCCCTCACTACTCCAGGGGGAGGGGTTGGGGACCCCTTCCTCACCCAGGGGTCCTGAGGTCCCACGACTAGCAACAAGGCCTTCTCCCTGTTGGCACCTGGGAGCCATATATGAATCAGGGAGCCGCTGGACAGAGCCTGGGTGCTCCCAGTGCTGGTGTGAG GACGGAGAGGTGACCTGTGAAAAGGTGAGGTGTGAAGCTGCTTGTTCCCACCCGATTCCCTCCAAAGATGGGGGGTGCTGCCCCTCATGTACAG GCTGTTTTCACAGTGGCATAGTCCGAGCTGAGGGGGACGTGTTTTCACCTCCCAATGAGAACTGCACCGTCTGTGTCTGCCTG GCTGGGAACGTTTCCTGTATTTCCCCTGAATGTCCCTCTGGCCTCTGTCAGGCCCCTCCCCAGTCTGATTGCTGTACTTGTGTCCCAG TGAGATGCTATTTCCATGGCCGGTGGTACTCGGATGGGGCTGTGTTCAGTGTGGGTGGTGACGAGTGTACCACCTGTGTCTGCCAG GCAGATGGCTCAGTGAGCTGCAAGAGGACAGACTGTGTGGACTCCTGCCCTCACCCGATTCGGATCCCTGGACAGTGCTGCCCTGACTGTTCAGCAG GCTGCACCTACACAGGCAGGATCTTCTACAACAACGAGACCTTCCCGTCTGTGCTGGACCCGTGTCTGAGCTGCATCTGCCTG ctgggctcagtggcctGTTCACCTGTGGACTGCCCCATCACCTGTACCTATCCTTTCCACCCTGACGGGGAGTGCTGCCCTGTGTGCCGAG ACTGCAACTACGAGGGGAGGAAGGTAGTGAATGGCCAGGTGTTCACCTTGGATGATGAGCCCTGTACCCGGTGCACGTGCCAG CTGGGAGAGGTGAGCTGTGAGAATGTCTCCTGCCAGCAGGCTTGTGCCGACCCCTCCCGGCTCCCTGGGGACTGCTGCTCCACCTGCCCAG ATTCTCCATTTCCTCTGGAAGAAGGGCAAGGGCTGTCCCCTTCTGGAGATGTGGAATTCAGCAAAGTTGCTCGGAGCCCCCGTGGAGATGCTAAGGCCCCTGTCAACTGTAGCTCCTGCCCCAGGCCTCTGTCAGCATCACCCCTTAGGCCAATGCTCCATCTTCTCCAGGTCCTCTTAAGAAGAAACTTGTCTAATACGCAAACTTTACCTACAGGCCCCACACGGGCTCAGGCCTCACCCTCATCCACTTTGGGGCCAGGGGCCACTTTCCCAGGGGAGCCAAGGGCTACCCAGTTTTCTCAACTCCCACCAGGGCCTTCGACCCCTTCAGGAGCCTCCACTCTACCTCCAGCCTCTCCGGGGGCTCCTCAGCCACCTTCTGTGACTCCGAAGGGCTCCTCTTCAGACTCTGGGCCCCAGATAGCATCCAGGTGGCCTTCTCTGCCTGCCACCCTCCTGACTGAAGCTTCAGCACTTTCCACGACGGACCCCACCCCATCAGAGACCCCCATCACCCTCCTCAGGTCTCATACCTCTCCTACCACCTCCAGCCTTTCTTCGGCCCTTGCTGCCACCGCCCATCCTGGCCCCTGGCGGCCCTCAGCAGGGACCTCAAAGGGGGAAGAGTCCACTGAGTAA
- the VWCE gene encoding von Willebrand factor C and EGF domain-containing protein isoform X8, with amino-acid sequence MWAGLFLRAACVALLLPRAPARGYTGRKPPAHFAAERRRLGPHVCLSGFGSGCCPGWVPSMGSGHCTLPLCSFGCGSGICIAPNVCSCQDGEQGATCPEAHGPCGEYGCDLTCNHGGCQEVARVCPVGFSMTETAVGIRCTDIDECLSSSCEGHCMNTEGGFVCECGPGMQLSADRHSCQDTDECLGTPCQQRCKNSIGSYKCSCRTGFHLHGNRHSCVDVNECRRPLERRVCHHSCHNTVGSFLCTCRPGFRLRADRVSCEAFPKAVLAPSAILQPRQHPPKMLLLLPEAGRPALSPGHSPPSGAPGPPIEVKTTHLPSPTPPLHTSSHSVPTRVLSTPMATLVPTASLLRTLRPPSLLQGEGLGTPSSPRGPEVPRLATRPSPCWHLGAIYESGSRWTEPGCSQCWCEDGEVTCEKVRCEAACSHPIPSKDGGCCPSCTGCFHSGIVRAEGDVFSPPNENCTVCVCLAGNVSCISPECPSGLCQAPPQSDCCTCVPVRCYFHGRWYSDGAVFSVGGDECTTCVCQNGEVQCSFMPCPELDCPREEWWLGPGQCCFTCREPTPTTGCSLDDNGVEFPIGQIWSPGDPCELCICQADGSVSCKRTDCVDSCPHPIRIPGQCCPDCSAATPRVNPILQMKKLRLREAKQFAQGRSCLVLEAGCTYTGRIFYNNETFPSVLDPCLSCICLLGSVACSPVDCPITCTYPFHPDGECCPVCRDCNYEGRKVVNGQVFTLDDEPCTRCTCQNTFAFEHLLPFYGSPDGEVVSSRQPCCGWLNVFSRRGPRHCSLSLPWDLFVGSAAGARVP; translated from the exons ATGTGGGCCGGACTATTCCTCCGGGCCGCCTGCGTCGCGCTCTTGCTGCCCCGGGCCCCGGCCCGAGGCTACACCGGGAGGAAGCCGCCCGCTCATTTCGCGGCGGAGAG ACGCCGGCTGGGCCCCCACGTCTGCCTCTCTGGGTTTGGGAGTGGCTGCTGCCCTGGCTGGGTGCCCTCCATGGGTAGTGGGCACTGTACCTTGC CACTCTGCTCCTTTGGCTGTGGGAGTGGCATCTGCATCGCTCCCAATGTCTGCTCCTGCCAGGATGGAGAGCAAGGGGCCACCTGTCCAG AGGCCCACGGACCGTGTGGGGAGTATGGCTGTGACCTTACCTGTAACCATGGCGGCTGTCAAGAGGTGGCCCGGGTGTGCCCTGTGGGCTTCTCGATGACAGAGACAGCTGTTGGCATCAGGTGTACAG aCATTGATGAATGTTTAAGCTCCTCTTGCGAGGGCCACTGCATGAACACGGAAGGCGggtttgtgtgtgagtgtgggccAGGCATGCAGCTGTCTGCCGACCGCCACAGCTGCCAAG ACACTGATGAATGCTTAGGAACCCCCTGTCAGCAGAGATGTAAAAATAGCATCGGCAGCTACAAGTGTTCCTGTCGAACTGGCTTCCACCTCCATGGCAACCGGCACTCCTGTGTAG ATGTAAACGAGTGTCGGAGACCACTGGAGAGGCGAGTCTGTCACCATTCCTGCCATAACACCGTGGGCAGCTTCCTGTGCACATGTAGACCTGGCTTCAGGCTCAGAGCTGACCGCGTCTCCTGTGAAG CTTTCCCAAAGGCTGTGCTGGCCCCATCTGCCATCTTGCAACCCCGGCAACACCCTCCCAAGATGCTCCTCCTGCTTCCGGAGGCAGGCCGGCCTGCCCTGTCCCCAGGACACAGCCCTCCTTCTGGGGCTCCAGGGCCTCCAATAGAAGTCAAGACCACCCACCTGCCATCTCCCACCCCACCACTACACACATCCTCCCATTCTGTCCCTACGAGGGTGCTCTCCACTCCGATGGCTACCCTAGTGCCTACTGCCTCCCTGCTGAGAACTCTCAGGCCTCCCTCACTACTCCAGGGGGAGGGGTTGGGGACCCCTTCCTCACCCAGGGGTCCTGAGGTCCCACGACTAGCAACAAGGCCTTCTCCCTGTTGGCACCTGGGAGCCATATATGAATCAGGGAGCCGCTGGACAGAGCCTGGGTGCTCCCAGTGCTGGTGTGAG GACGGAGAGGTGACCTGTGAAAAGGTGAGGTGTGAAGCTGCTTGTTCCCACCCGATTCCCTCCAAAGATGGGGGGTGCTGCCCCTCATGTACAG GCTGTTTTCACAGTGGCATAGTCCGAGCTGAGGGGGACGTGTTTTCACCTCCCAATGAGAACTGCACCGTCTGTGTCTGCCTG GCTGGGAACGTTTCCTGTATTTCCCCTGAATGTCCCTCTGGCCTCTGTCAGGCCCCTCCCCAGTCTGATTGCTGTACTTGTGTCCCAG TGAGATGCTATTTCCATGGCCGGTGGTACTCGGATGGGGCTGTGTTCAGTGTGGGTGGTGACGAGTGTACCACCTGTGTCTGCCAG AATGGGGAGGTACAGTGTTCCTTCATGCCATGTCCTGAGTTGGACTGTCCCCGAGAGGAGTGGTGGCTGGGCCCTGGACAGTGCTGCTTCACCTGCCGGGAGCCCACGCCCACAACAG GCTGCTCTCTCGATGACAATGGGGTTGAGTTTCCGATTGGACAGATCTGGTCGCCTGGTGACCCCTGTGAGTTATGCATCTGCCAG GCAGATGGCTCAGTGAGCTGCAAGAGGACAGACTGTGTGGACTCCTGCCCTCACCCGATTCGGATCCCTGGACAGTGCTGCCCTGACTGTTCAGCAG caacccccagggTCAATCCCAtcttgcagatgaagaaactgaggctcagagaggcaaagcAGTTTGCCCAAGGCAGGTCCTGTCTGGTGCTGGAGGCAG GCTGCACCTACACAGGCAGGATCTTCTACAACAACGAGACCTTCCCGTCTGTGCTGGACCCGTGTCTGAGCTGCATCTGCCTG ctgggctcagtggcctGTTCACCTGTGGACTGCCCCATCACCTGTACCTATCCTTTCCACCCTGACGGGGAGTGCTGCCCTGTGTGCCGAG ACTGCAACTACGAGGGGAGGAAGGTAGTGAATGGCCAGGTGTTCACCTTGGATGATGAGCCCTGTACCCGGTGCACGTGCCAG AATACCTTTGCTTTTGAGCATCTCCTACCTTTTTATGGAAGTCCAGATGGAGAAGTGGTTTCCTCACGGCAGCCCTGCTGTGGTTGGCTTAATGTGTTCTCCAGGCGAGGACCCAGACACTGCAGCCTCTCTTTGCCCTGGGATCTTTTTGTGGGTTCTGCTGCTGGTGCAAGAGTCCCTTGA
- the VWCE gene encoding von Willebrand factor C and EGF domain-containing protein isoform X9 → MWAGLFLRAACVALLLPRAPARGYTGRKPPAHFAAERRRLGPHVCLSGFGSGCCPGWVPSMGSGHCTLPLCSFGCGSGICIAPNVCSCQDGEQGATCPEAHGPCGEYGCDLTCNHGGCQEVARVCPVGFSMTETAVGIRCTDIDECLSSSCEGHCMNTEGGFVCECGPGMQLSADRHSCQDTDECLGTPCQQRCKNSIGSYKCSCRTGFHLHGNRHSCVDVNECRRPLERRVCHHSCHNTVGSFLCTCRPGFRLRADRVSCEAFPKAVLAPSAILQPRQHPPKMLLLLPEAGRPALSPGHSPPSGAPGPPIEVKTTHLPSPTPPLHTSSHSVPTRVLSTPMATLVPTASLLRTLRPPSLLQGEGLGTPSSPRGPEVPRLATRPSPCWHLGAIYESGSRWTEPGCSQCWCEDGEVTCEKVRCEAACSHPIPSKDGGCCPSCTGCFHSGIVRAEGDVFSPPNENCTVCVCLAGNVSCISPECPSGLCQAPPQSDCCTCVPVRCYFHGRWYSDGAVFSVGGDECTTCVCQNGEVQCSFMPCPELDCPREEWWLGPGQCCFTCREPTPTTGCSLDDNGVEFPIGQIWSPGDPCELCICQADGSVSCKRTDCVDSCPHPIRIPGQCCPDCSAATPRVNPILQMKKLRLREAKQFAQGRSCLVLEAGCTYTGRIFYNNETFPSVLDPCLSCICLLGSVACSPVDCPITCTYPFHPDGECCPVCRDCNYEGRKVVNGQVFTLDDEPCTRCTCQLGEVSCENVSCQQACADPSRLPGDCCSTCPALMKTPALCKGPHGKEMRVASIQ, encoded by the exons ATGTGGGCCGGACTATTCCTCCGGGCCGCCTGCGTCGCGCTCTTGCTGCCCCGGGCCCCGGCCCGAGGCTACACCGGGAGGAAGCCGCCCGCTCATTTCGCGGCGGAGAG ACGCCGGCTGGGCCCCCACGTCTGCCTCTCTGGGTTTGGGAGTGGCTGCTGCCCTGGCTGGGTGCCCTCCATGGGTAGTGGGCACTGTACCTTGC CACTCTGCTCCTTTGGCTGTGGGAGTGGCATCTGCATCGCTCCCAATGTCTGCTCCTGCCAGGATGGAGAGCAAGGGGCCACCTGTCCAG AGGCCCACGGACCGTGTGGGGAGTATGGCTGTGACCTTACCTGTAACCATGGCGGCTGTCAAGAGGTGGCCCGGGTGTGCCCTGTGGGCTTCTCGATGACAGAGACAGCTGTTGGCATCAGGTGTACAG aCATTGATGAATGTTTAAGCTCCTCTTGCGAGGGCCACTGCATGAACACGGAAGGCGggtttgtgtgtgagtgtgggccAGGCATGCAGCTGTCTGCCGACCGCCACAGCTGCCAAG ACACTGATGAATGCTTAGGAACCCCCTGTCAGCAGAGATGTAAAAATAGCATCGGCAGCTACAAGTGTTCCTGTCGAACTGGCTTCCACCTCCATGGCAACCGGCACTCCTGTGTAG ATGTAAACGAGTGTCGGAGACCACTGGAGAGGCGAGTCTGTCACCATTCCTGCCATAACACCGTGGGCAGCTTCCTGTGCACATGTAGACCTGGCTTCAGGCTCAGAGCTGACCGCGTCTCCTGTGAAG CTTTCCCAAAGGCTGTGCTGGCCCCATCTGCCATCTTGCAACCCCGGCAACACCCTCCCAAGATGCTCCTCCTGCTTCCGGAGGCAGGCCGGCCTGCCCTGTCCCCAGGACACAGCCCTCCTTCTGGGGCTCCAGGGCCTCCAATAGAAGTCAAGACCACCCACCTGCCATCTCCCACCCCACCACTACACACATCCTCCCATTCTGTCCCTACGAGGGTGCTCTCCACTCCGATGGCTACCCTAGTGCCTACTGCCTCCCTGCTGAGAACTCTCAGGCCTCCCTCACTACTCCAGGGGGAGGGGTTGGGGACCCCTTCCTCACCCAGGGGTCCTGAGGTCCCACGACTAGCAACAAGGCCTTCTCCCTGTTGGCACCTGGGAGCCATATATGAATCAGGGAGCCGCTGGACAGAGCCTGGGTGCTCCCAGTGCTGGTGTGAG GACGGAGAGGTGACCTGTGAAAAGGTGAGGTGTGAAGCTGCTTGTTCCCACCCGATTCCCTCCAAAGATGGGGGGTGCTGCCCCTCATGTACAG GCTGTTTTCACAGTGGCATAGTCCGAGCTGAGGGGGACGTGTTTTCACCTCCCAATGAGAACTGCACCGTCTGTGTCTGCCTG GCTGGGAACGTTTCCTGTATTTCCCCTGAATGTCCCTCTGGCCTCTGTCAGGCCCCTCCCCAGTCTGATTGCTGTACTTGTGTCCCAG TGAGATGCTATTTCCATGGCCGGTGGTACTCGGATGGGGCTGTGTTCAGTGTGGGTGGTGACGAGTGTACCACCTGTGTCTGCCAG AATGGGGAGGTACAGTGTTCCTTCATGCCATGTCCTGAGTTGGACTGTCCCCGAGAGGAGTGGTGGCTGGGCCCTGGACAGTGCTGCTTCACCTGCCGGGAGCCCACGCCCACAACAG GCTGCTCTCTCGATGACAATGGGGTTGAGTTTCCGATTGGACAGATCTGGTCGCCTGGTGACCCCTGTGAGTTATGCATCTGCCAG GCAGATGGCTCAGTGAGCTGCAAGAGGACAGACTGTGTGGACTCCTGCCCTCACCCGATTCGGATCCCTGGACAGTGCTGCCCTGACTGTTCAGCAG caacccccagggTCAATCCCAtcttgcagatgaagaaactgaggctcagagaggcaaagcAGTTTGCCCAAGGCAGGTCCTGTCTGGTGCTGGAGGCAG GCTGCACCTACACAGGCAGGATCTTCTACAACAACGAGACCTTCCCGTCTGTGCTGGACCCGTGTCTGAGCTGCATCTGCCTG ctgggctcagtggcctGTTCACCTGTGGACTGCCCCATCACCTGTACCTATCCTTTCCACCCTGACGGGGAGTGCTGCCCTGTGTGCCGAG ACTGCAACTACGAGGGGAGGAAGGTAGTGAATGGCCAGGTGTTCACCTTGGATGATGAGCCCTGTACCCGGTGCACGTGCCAG CTGGGAGAGGTGAGCTGTGAGAATGTCTCCTGCCAGCAGGCTTGTGCCGACCCCTCCCGGCTCCCTGGGGACTGCTGCTCCACCTGCCCAG